Genomic DNA from Paenibacillus donghaensis:
GTACGGCAAGGGCAATAATGGCCTGCGGCTCTTTCCCTTGTGAAGTGTCGAAGCTGCTGCGATAGACACGGATCGCCTCCAGCGCCACTGAAGGGTCACCGTTAATGAACAAAGAGAACACATACGGCAGACCCAGTCCGGCTGCGATTTCGGCACTGGCTGTGCTTGCCCCCAGCACATACAGCCGGGGAGGTTCTCCGGGGATCGGCCCGGCCTTCAGGCCCAGCAGAGGATGGTCCTCCCCCAACCGGTTATGGACATATTGCTCAAGCTCCACAATTTTATCCGTCAAGGAAGGGGAGTCATGGCTTCCTTGCTGCAGCGCCTGTGTGCTGCGGGGCAGCCCTCCGGGAGCACGCCCGACTCCCAGATCCACCCGGCCCGGAGCCAGCGAAGCCAGCACGTTGAAATTCTCTGCTACCTTGTAAGGACTGTAATGCTGCAGCATGATGCCGCCGGAGCCGACCCGGATGCGCTCGGTCTTGGCGAGCAGATGGGAGATCAACACCTCCGGGGAAGAGCCGGCTACCTGCTCGGAATCGTGATGCTCCGATACCCAGAAGCGGTGGAAACCGAGGCGCTCGGATAATTGCGCCAGCTGAACCGTATGCCGGAATGCTTCCTCCGGCGTTTCTCCCGGATAGATCGGACTCTGATCCAGTACACTGATTGTTATAGCCATGAAATTGCCTCCTAGATGGAATAGTTCAGTTCCGGCGTAATCCGCTTCAGAAACTGCTTCGTTCTTTCCTCCCGTGGATGATTGAATACCTCCGCCGGTGTTCCTTCTTCCACAATCACCCCGCCATCCATAAATACCACATGGTTGGCCACATCGCGGGCAAAGCCCATTTCATGGGTTACCACAATCATAGTAATACCTTCCTTGGCAATTTTGCGGATGACCGCCAGCACTTCACCCACCAGCTCCGGGTCCAGCGCAGAAGTGGGCTCGTCGAACAGAATGACCTCCGGCTCCAGCGCCAGTGCGCGGGCAATGCCGACCCGCTGCTGCTGGCCACCAGACAGCTGGCTTGGATAGGCATCCAGCTTTCCGCCGAGGCCGACCTTCTCCAGGAGTGCCTTGCTTTTTTCTCTTGCCTGCTCCTTCGGCAGCTTTTTAACGATCAGCAGTCCTTCCATCACATTCTCCAGCGCTGTTTTATGCCGGAACAGATTGTACTGCTGAAAGACCATTGCCGTTTTTTGCCGCAGCTGATGAATGTCCTTCTTGCGGGCATGACTGCAGTCCAGCTTGAAATCACCGATGGAAATTGCCCCGCCGCTCGGCTTCTCCAGGTAATTCACACAACGGAGCAGAGTGGTTTTACCTGATCCGCTGGGGCCAAGAATGACCACAACCTCGCCCTTGGCAACAGTTAAATCAATCTGATTCAACACCTGATTGCGGCCAAAGGATTTCGAAATACGCTCCAGCTTAATCATAGAACTCCCCCCCGATTGTACAGATTGATCCGTTTCTCAAGCAACGAGGTCGCTCGCTCGATTAGGAACGTAAGTGCCCAGAAGATCAGAGCCGCCGCCAGATAAGCCTCAAAAAACTTCCAGTTCGTCGAAGCCACAATCTGCGCTTTGGCGTTAATATCAACGACGGACACCGTAAAAGCGAGCGTTGATCCATGCAGCATGCCGATAACCGAATTGGACAGATTCGGCAGACTTGCCGCCAAGGCCTGGGGGAATACAATCCGCCGCAGGGCCTGGGGAGTGGTCATGCCAACAGCGTGCGCAGCCTCCATCTGACCGCGGTCCACCGCCAGCAGACCGGAGCGGACCACCTCCGACATATAGGCTCCTGCGGTAATCGAGAACGAAATATAAGCAAACCCGATCATCGGAATAGATACCGAGCGGAAACTCCAGCCGAACTGGACCGCAAGACCATCGATAAGCATAGGCAGTCCGAAATAGATCAGCAGCAGATGAGTAAGCATCGGAGTGCCGCGTATAAAGGTGACATATCCCACCGCTAACGGATACAAGACAGGAATTCTGTAAATCCGGATCAAGGCTACAGCAAGCCCTATAATAAATCCGGCCAGAACAGAAACGATCGTAATATATAGTGTTGTCGGGATGGCGCTTAGAATTTGCAGAAATGCCGTCCAGATAAATGAAGGGTCCAGCTTCATAAACCGCCACCTCCCTTGCTAGAGCCCATGTGTGCAATAATTTGCCGATAGGAGCCGTTTTTGAGCAATGTGAACGTTTGGGTTCCGGGACTAGGCTGTGCTTCATGACGCAGGAGACGATGCTCCGCCACCAGCAGCAGCCGTTCTATCGTATAGCTGATCACCAGATAGATTAGGGCCAGGGCAATGTAGGTTTCTATGAAGTGCTGACTTAGGCTGGCGAGGGTCTGTGCTTTGCCCGTCATCTCCATAACCCCTAGAGTGAAGGCCAGTGAAGTATCCTTCAGCAGCGCGATTACCAGATTGGAGAACACAGGAACAGCCACAGCAAGCGCCTGAGGAAGTACAATCCGTGAAAAAGCCTGGTAGGCGGTCATTCCAGTAGCATAAGCTGCTTCCACCTGCCCCCTATCCACCGCCTTTACCGAGGCGCGGATCATTTCGGACATAAACGCACCTGTATGCAGCCCGTAGGTCAGAATGACAAAGACCAGCACTGGCGTGCGTGTCATATCCACATGAACCAGCTTCATCAGTTCAGGCAGACCGTAATAGAACAGGAACAGCTGGATCAGAATCGGAGTCCCCCGGAAGAACGAGATATAGATCTCAGCGAAGGTCTTCAGAACTGGAATTTGATACAGACGAGGAAGGGCTACAACAAAGCCCACAACGATACCGGCCAGAAGGGAGCAGATCACGATCAGCAGAGTTGTATTCAACGTAGTCAGCAGTTTGGGCAAATAGGTGATGATGAAGCTGAAGTCAAACGGCGCACC
This window encodes:
- a CDS encoding amino acid ABC transporter ATP-binding protein codes for the protein MIKLERISKSFGRNQVLNQIDLTVAKGEVVVILGPSGSGKTTLLRCVNYLEKPSGGAISIGDFKLDCSHARKKDIHQLRQKTAMVFQQYNLFRHKTALENVMEGLLIVKKLPKEQAREKSKALLEKVGLGGKLDAYPSQLSGGQQQRVGIARALALEPEVILFDEPTSALDPELVGEVLAVIRKIAKEGITMIVVTHEMGFARDVANHVVFMDGGVIVEEGTPAEVFNHPREERTKQFLKRITPELNYSI
- a CDS encoding LLM class flavin-dependent oxidoreductase, translating into MAITISVLDQSPIYPGETPEEAFRHTVQLAQLSERLGFHRFWVSEHHDSEQVAGSSPEVLISHLLAKTERIRVGSGGIMLQHYSPYKVAENFNVLASLAPGRVDLGVGRAPGGLPRSTQALQQGSHDSPSLTDKIVELEQYVHNRLGEDHPLLGLKAGPIPGEPPRLYVLGASTASAEIAAGLGLPYVFSLFINGDPSVALEAIRVYRSSFDTSQGKEPQAIIALAVLVAETEEEARELAGAHKLIRIHLASGKILTVASREQAEAFTRQSQEAYTLEEREPEITKGTQASVREQLLALAAASGVEEFIVTTNVQPFDKRVRSFELLSEALTDVVGNDHETTPLSYSSVGANTSGGGAES
- a CDS encoding amino acid ABC transporter permease; protein product: MGAPFDFSFIITYLPKLLTTLNTTLLIVICSLLAGIVVGFVVALPRLYQIPVLKTFAEIYISFFRGTPILIQLFLFYYGLPELMKLVHVDMTRTPVLVFVILTYGLHTGAFMSEMIRASVKAVDRGQVEAAYATGMTAYQAFSRIVLPQALAVAVPVFSNLVIALLKDTSLAFTLGVMEMTGKAQTLASLSQHFIETYIALALIYLVISYTIERLLLVAEHRLLRHEAQPSPGTQTFTLLKNGSYRQIIAHMGSSKGGGGL
- a CDS encoding amino acid ABC transporter permease, with the translated sequence MKLDPSFIWTAFLQILSAIPTTLYITIVSVLAGFIIGLAVALIRIYRIPVLYPLAVGYVTFIRGTPMLTHLLLIYFGLPMLIDGLAVQFGWSFRSVSIPMIGFAYISFSITAGAYMSEVVRSGLLAVDRGQMEAAHAVGMTTPQALRRIVFPQALAASLPNLSNSVIGMLHGSTLAFTVSVVDINAKAQIVASTNWKFFEAYLAAALIFWALTFLIERATSLLEKRINLYNRGGVL